The following are from one region of the Bacillota bacterium genome:
- a CDS encoding stage V sporulation protein S gives MEVLKVSAQSKPKSVAGALAAVLREKGSAEVQAVGAGAVNQAVKAIAITRGFVAPNGIDLVAIPAFAEIQIDGEERTAIKFIVEPR, from the coding sequence GTGGAGGTACTAAAGGTATCAGCACAATCAAAGCCAAAGTCAGTTGCGGGCGCTCTTGCTGCCGTGCTTAGGGAGAAGGGATCGGCTGAAGTGCAGGCGGTGGGGGCAGGGGCTGTAAACCAGGCAGTGAAGGCGATTGCGATTACGAGAGGATTTGTTGCCCCTAACGGTATCGATTTGGTCGCAATCCCGGCGTTTGCAGAGATCCAGATCGATGGCGAAGAGAGAACGGCAATCAAGTTTATCGTTGAGCCGAGGTGA
- the fabG gene encoding 3-oxoacyl-[acyl-carrier-protein] reductase, with product MELAGRVAVVTGGSKGIGRATCLALATKGAKVAVLGNTDLSGAEAVAGEIVRQGGEAFALKTDVTDQSEVQSMVEVVLERFGTIDIFVNNAGITRDNFLIRMKDEEWEEVIDVNLRGAFNCIRAVGKVMFRQRSGRIIIITSVVGLTGNPGQANYSSAKAGLVGLTRTAARELAMRGITVNAIAPGFIETRMTGAIPESARDAMLKAIPLGRMGKPEDVAKAVTFLASDDASYITGVVLRVDGGMAIGSL from the coding sequence ATGGAGTTAGCGGGAAGGGTTGCCGTAGTCACCGGCGGGTCAAAGGGTATAGGTAGGGCTACCTGTCTTGCCCTCGCCACGAAGGGGGCCAAGGTTGCCGTCCTCGGAAACACCGATCTCTCCGGAGCGGAGGCCGTCGCGGGTGAGATCGTGCGTCAGGGAGGGGAAGCCTTCGCGCTGAAGACCGACGTGACAGACCAATCTGAAGTGCAAAGCATGGTGGAGGTGGTCTTGGAGAGGTTTGGAACCATTGACATATTCGTCAACAATGCCGGCATTACACGCGATAACTTCCTTATCAGGATGAAGGATGAGGAGTGGGAGGAAGTCATCGACGTAAACCTGCGCGGGGCATTCAATTGTATACGCGCTGTGGGCAAGGTCATGTTTCGCCAGAGATCGGGCAGGATAATTATTATCACCTCGGTGGTGGGCCTCACCGGGAACCCGGGACAGGCCAATTATTCAAGCGCAAAGGCAGGTCTCGTCGGTCTTACCAGGACGGCCGCGAGGGAGCTGGCCATGCGGGGCATCACGGTGAATGCCATCGCGCCCGGCTTTATCGAGACCAGGATGACTGGCGCGATACCGGAGAGCGCGCGCGATGCCATGCTGAAGGCCATCCCGCTCGGGCGGATGGGGAAGCCGGAGGATGTGGCGAAGGCCGTAACGTTCCTGGCGTCGGATGATGCGTCTTACATAACCGGCGTGGTCCTGCGGGTTGATGGCGGCATGGCGATAGGATCTTTATAG
- the fabD gene encoding ACP S-malonyltransferase, with product MVNRGEESRGTAPKTALVFPGQGSQYVGMGKNLVDECPEAIQVFEEASSALGFDVAELCFNGPADRLNSTPNTQPAILTVTYALYRCILARVPDMRANAVCGHSLGEYSALVAAGAMKFQDAVRLVRRRGIIMSEAFPSGAGAMAAILGLDASQVVAACAESSGSGCGVVEPANFNCPGQVVISGAREAVEKAAGLALSRGAKRAVFLSVSGPFHSSLMKDAGDRLAPYLEAVEIQQPAVPFVANVTADFTSDPGQIRDLLRKQVSSPVRWWESISRLWERAGIRRFIEIGPGQVLSGLVRKIAPGAEIISIEPGKPLQKALEFLKGVL from the coding sequence ATGGTCAATCGCGGTGAGGAGTCCAGGGGAACCGCCCCGAAAACCGCCCTGGTCTTTCCCGGCCAGGGTTCGCAGTACGTCGGGATGGGGAAAAACCTTGTAGATGAGTGCCCCGAGGCTATTCAGGTATTTGAGGAGGCCAGCTCTGCGCTGGGGTTTGACGTGGCCGAGCTGTGCTTCAATGGCCCCGCCGATCGTTTGAACTCCACCCCAAATACCCAGCCGGCAATCCTCACGGTTACTTATGCCCTGTACAGGTGCATCCTGGCGCGGGTCCCGGATATGAGGGCGAATGCGGTCTGCGGCCATAGCCTGGGCGAGTACTCTGCACTCGTAGCAGCAGGGGCCATGAAGTTCCAGGATGCCGTGAGGCTCGTGCGCAGGCGGGGCATAATCATGTCGGAGGCCTTTCCCTCCGGGGCCGGGGCCATGGCCGCGATCCTGGGGCTTGATGCGTCCCAGGTTGTGGCGGCGTGCGCGGAGAGCAGCGGGAGCGGATGCGGGGTGGTCGAGCCCGCCAATTTCAACTGCCCGGGCCAGGTTGTCATCTCCGGGGCAAGGGAGGCCGTGGAGAAGGCCGCAGGGCTGGCCTTATCGAGGGGTGCGAAACGGGCCGTTTTTCTGTCTGTGAGCGGTCCTTTCCACTCGAGCCTCATGAAGGATGCAGGCGACAGACTCGCTCCATACCTTGAGGCGGTTGAAATCCAACAACCCGCTGTCCCCTTTGTAGCTAATGTGACGGCGGATTTCACCTCCGACCCGGGTCAGATAAGGGACCTACTCAGGAAGCAGGTTTCAAGCCCGGTCAGGTGGTGGGAGTCCATCTCCAGGCTGTGGGAGCGCGCCGGGATAAGAAGGTTTATAGAGATCGGGCCTGGGCAGGTTCTGAGCGGACTCGTAAGAAAGATTGCACCTGGGGCGGAGATAATCAGCATAGAGCCGGGTAAGCCCCTGCAAAAGGCGCTTGAATTCCTGAAGGGGGTTCTATAA
- a CDS encoding ketoacyl-ACP synthase III: MSGEVTTGAIGKTGVTGKRGAGIAGTGSAVPEGILSNFDLEKMVDTSDAWIVERTGIRERRIAGASEATSDLAALAASRALEDAGVSPGDVDLIIVATVTPDMIFPSTACLVQARIGATRAAAFDISAGCSGFIYGVWTGAQFIASGTYDTVLVIGAETLSKITDFTNRNTCVLFGDGAGACVLKAMEQGEGIVKTLLGADGRRGDLLTVPAGGSRLPASHETVDQRLHYIHMEGNKVYRFAVNILVDACRWTLEAAGLSESDIDYFIPHQANRRLIDIAAERLGVADRFYSNVEKYGNTSAASIPIALDEAARSGKISDGDLIMLVGFGAGLTWAASIIRWCKGYFRAQSRGCPEPARGD; this comes from the coding sequence ATGTCGGGTGAAGTAACGACTGGAGCAATAGGTAAAACTGGAGTAACGGGTAAAAGAGGAGCAGGCATAGCGGGCACTGGCAGCGCTGTGCCGGAAGGGATCTTGAGCAACTTCGACCTGGAAAAGATGGTCGACACGAGTGACGCGTGGATTGTCGAGCGGACCGGCATACGCGAGAGGCGGATCGCCGGTGCCAGTGAAGCAACCTCGGACCTCGCCGCGCTCGCCGCAAGCCGCGCGCTGGAGGACGCGGGGGTGAGCCCCGGCGATGTCGACCTGATCATCGTGGCGACCGTGACACCGGATATGATCTTCCCTTCGACGGCGTGCCTCGTGCAGGCCAGGATAGGGGCAACCCGGGCGGCGGCATTTGACATCTCGGCTGGATGCTCCGGCTTTATATATGGGGTGTGGACGGGCGCCCAGTTTATCGCCAGCGGCACCTACGATACAGTTCTTGTGATCGGGGCCGAGACCCTGTCGAAGATAACCGACTTTACAAACAGGAATACATGTGTGCTCTTCGGCGATGGAGCCGGCGCGTGCGTTTTGAAAGCGATGGAGCAGGGTGAGGGGATAGTCAAGACGCTCCTGGGAGCCGACGGGAGGCGAGGTGACCTCCTGACAGTTCCGGCGGGGGGGTCGCGGCTCCCAGCCTCTCATGAGACTGTGGACCAGAGACTGCATTATATTCACATGGAAGGGAACAAGGTATACAGGTTTGCGGTGAATATCCTCGTTGATGCGTGCAGGTGGACCCTGGAGGCTGCCGGGCTCTCGGAGAGCGATATCGATTATTTCATCCCGCACCAGGCTAACCGGCGGTTAATCGACATCGCGGCGGAGCGCCTGGGGGTCGCCGACAGGTTTTATTCTAATGTCGAGAAATATGGCAACACCTCGGCGGCGTCCATTCCGATCGCCCTGGACGAGGCTGCCCGGTCCGGGAAGATCTCGGACGGAGATCTCATTATGCTTGTGGGATTCGGAGCGGGGCTTACATGGGCTGCAAGCATCATACGCTGGTGCAAGGGCTACTTCCGCGCGCAATCGAGGGGATGCCCGGAGCCTGCGAGAGGCGACTGA
- the fabF gene encoding beta-ketoacyl-ACP synthase II yields the protein MAHRVVVTGIGAVTPIGNSKEGFFDGLRSARNGIDRVSSFDASQFRTQMAGEVREFDPEVYMTPREAYRMDRFAQFGVAAAKMALSDAGLEVNDANAARVGVMMGCGIGGMRTFEDQVRVMLEEGPRRVSPFFVPMMIANMASGQISIATGAKGPNATLTTACAAATHAIGEALRTLRCGDADVIIAGGTEAAVTPMSFAGFCALRAMSRRNDDPKSAMRPFDKDRDGFVMGEGSGVIILETLENALDRGARIYAELAGYGLSADAYHIVEPAPGGDGAAYAMAMAVRDAGLAPGDIDYINAHGTSTILNDKYETAAIRKVFGDHARSLVVSSTKSMTGHLLGAAGGVEAIACIFAIVEGIVPPTINYTTPDPECDLDYVPNTPRRREVRAAISNSFGFGGHNAVIVFKRFEE from the coding sequence TTGGCCCATCGCGTGGTAGTTACGGGTATCGGAGCTGTTACTCCCATAGGAAACAGTAAGGAAGGCTTTTTTGATGGGCTCAGGTCTGCGAGGAACGGGATAGATAGGGTCTCGAGCTTTGATGCATCCCAGTTCAGAACCCAGATGGCGGGCGAGGTAAGGGAGTTTGACCCGGAGGTCTACATGACGCCGCGAGAGGCATATCGCATGGACAGGTTCGCCCAGTTTGGAGTGGCTGCCGCCAAGATGGCCCTCTCAGATGCCGGGCTCGAGGTAAATGACGCAAACGCGGCAAGGGTAGGCGTCATGATGGGTTGCGGTATCGGCGGTATGAGGACCTTTGAGGATCAGGTCCGCGTGATGCTCGAGGAGGGTCCGCGAAGGGTAAGCCCCTTCTTCGTTCCCATGATGATCGCAAATATGGCTTCCGGCCAGATTTCCATCGCCACAGGTGCGAAAGGGCCAAATGCCACCCTCACTACGGCCTGCGCCGCCGCTACTCATGCTATTGGCGAGGCGCTCAGGACGCTCCGCTGCGGCGACGCTGATGTCATAATAGCGGGCGGCACCGAGGCCGCCGTCACGCCGATGTCGTTCGCGGGGTTCTGCGCCCTCAGGGCGATGTCCAGGCGCAACGATGACCCCAAATCTGCAATGAGGCCGTTTGATAAGGACCGGGATGGCTTTGTGATGGGCGAGGGAAGCGGAGTTATAATCCTCGAGACCCTGGAGAACGCGCTGGACCGCGGGGCTCGAATATATGCCGAACTTGCAGGCTACGGCCTGAGCGCTGATGCCTATCACATAGTCGAGCCTGCCCCTGGCGGGGATGGAGCCGCATACGCCATGGCGATGGCAGTGAGGGATGCCGGCCTTGCGCCGGGGGACATTGATTATATCAACGCCCATGGCACTTCCACTATTCTCAACGACAAGTATGAGACTGCTGCAATCCGGAAGGTATTTGGGGATCACGCCCGTTCCCTGGTAGTTAGTTCGACGAAGTCGATGACGGGTCACCTCCTCGGAGCCGCCGGCGGTGTTGAGGCCATAGCCTGCATTTTCGCCATAGTGGAGGGCATCGTGCCGCCGACCATAAACTACACGACGCCGGACCCCGAGTGCGACCTCGACTATGTTCCAAATACCCCGCGCAGGCGAGAGGTGCGTGCGGCTATATCTAACTCCTTCGGATTCGGCGGGCACAATGCTGTCATAGTCTTTAAGAGGTTTGAGGAGTGA
- a CDS encoding sigma-70 family RNA polymerase sigma factor, giving the protein MALNNQKRDLYLLNCARSGDEAATEDLVRKYIPMVRHIVRTTCPYNTEDQEDMIQEGMIGLLDAIREYDIDQQGVKFSSFAYICIIRKIYNWIRRQNNSKHKPLLGPISLHSYIDQDETRTILDIISNESVNPEDVVEEQWVREQLLRVLKNHLSLLEYAVVVLLVRGYTLGEIERKIGVDAKSVDNARTRVRFKLERILRQYGSLVNPSIPQKVRKRKDLYLEVNMGG; this is encoded by the coding sequence ATGGCTCTGAACAACCAGAAGCGGGATCTGTACCTGCTGAATTGCGCGCGGTCCGGCGATGAGGCTGCAACCGAGGACTTGGTCAGGAAGTACATACCCATGGTAAGGCACATAGTGAGAACCACCTGTCCCTATAATACCGAGGATCAGGAGGACATGATCCAGGAGGGGATGATAGGTCTCCTCGACGCGATCAGGGAGTATGACATCGACCAGCAGGGCGTGAAGTTCAGCTCTTTCGCTTATATATGCATAATCCGGAAGATATATAACTGGATAAGGCGCCAGAACAACAGCAAGCACAAGCCCCTCCTGGGGCCGATATCCCTCCATTCATATATAGACCAGGATGAGACCCGGACGATCCTCGATATTATATCAAATGAGTCGGTCAACCCCGAGGATGTTGTTGAGGAGCAGTGGGTTCGAGAGCAGCTTCTCCGGGTGCTCAAAAACCACCTCTCGCTCTTGGAATACGCGGTCGTGGTGCTTCTCGTCAGAGGCTACACGCTGGGCGAGATCGAGCGGAAGATAGGGGTGGATGCAAAGTCTGTAGATAACGCCAGGACTCGTGTTCGGTTCAAGCTGGAGCGCATATTGCGGCAGTATGGCTCGCTGGTTAACCCGTCTATACCGCAAAAGGTGCGCAAGCGCAAGGACCTTTATCTCGAGGTGAATATGGGGGGCTAG
- the plsX gene encoding phosphate acyltransferase PlsX — MKIALDAMGGDYAPAETVNGAIEAVEALGVEAALVGDKDRIERELERARGEGRRVPPGLSVVHAPQVVPMDEHRPADALRKYRDSSVLLATELVARGEADAVVSAGNTGAAMAAGLLRLKRIEGVERPAIGTVYPTVTGSTFLIDAGANVDCRPHHILCFAVMGSAYAEKVLGVEEPRVALLSIGEEEGKGDELVFAAHRLLKESNVNFIGNIEGKDIPLGSADVVVADGFVGNVVLKLSEGLGQAIFSMLKAGVEANLAAKIGALLMRPVLFNLKKKMDYAEYGGAPLLGVNGVAIIAHGRSNAKAIRNSIRAARDAVANDIVGAIRSSLARHTRASHRG, encoded by the coding sequence GTGAAGATAGCGCTGGATGCAATGGGTGGGGATTACGCCCCTGCCGAGACCGTCAATGGCGCCATCGAGGCGGTTGAGGCGCTTGGGGTGGAAGCGGCGCTTGTGGGCGATAAAGACAGGATAGAACGCGAACTTGAGAGAGCTAGAGGCGAGGGCAGGCGGGTGCCGCCCGGCTTGAGCGTGGTTCATGCCCCCCAGGTTGTTCCCATGGATGAGCACAGGCCGGCCGACGCCCTCCGCAAGTATCGCGATTCCTCTGTGCTCCTCGCGACCGAACTCGTGGCGAGGGGAGAGGCTGATGCGGTGGTCTCAGCCGGAAACACGGGGGCGGCTATGGCGGCCGGGCTTTTGCGGCTCAAGAGGATAGAGGGCGTGGAGCGCCCCGCCATAGGCACGGTTTACCCGACAGTAACCGGGAGCACCTTTCTCATAGATGCCGGGGCAAATGTCGATTGCAGGCCCCACCACATCCTGTGTTTCGCCGTGATGGGGAGCGCTTATGCCGAAAAGGTGCTTGGGGTGGAGGAACCGCGAGTGGCCCTCTTAAGCATAGGCGAGGAGGAAGGGAAGGGTGACGAGCTGGTTTTTGCAGCCCACCGGCTATTAAAGGAGAGCAATGTAAATTTCATTGGCAATATCGAGGGCAAGGACATCCCGCTCGGATCCGCGGATGTCGTGGTGGCCGATGGGTTCGTCGGGAATGTGGTATTGAAGCTCTCGGAGGGGCTCGGCCAGGCGATATTCTCCATGCTCAAGGCCGGGGTGGAGGCAAATCTTGCGGCGAAGATCGGCGCTCTCCTCATGCGGCCGGTACTGTTCAACCTGAAGAAGAAGATGGATTATGCCGAATATGGTGGGGCGCCCTTGCTCGGCGTAAACGGCGTGGCGATAATCGCCCACGGGAGATCAAATGCGAAGGCGATCAGGAATTCCATCAGGGCTGCGCGGGATGCCGTGGCAAACGATATCGTCGGGGCGATCCGCAGTAGCCTTGCCAGGCACACCCGCGCCTCCCACCGCGGGTGA
- a CDS encoding acyl carrier protein, producing MDARTEEIFEKVKSIIVREAKVDESLVTLDATMNDLYADSATRMSIADELDREFDLGTLDVDLAEDTTVGDIVEFILDQIEE from the coding sequence ATGGATGCCAGGACTGAGGAAATCTTTGAAAAGGTGAAATCGATCATCGTGAGGGAGGCTAAGGTCGATGAATCCCTCGTGACACTCGATGCCACGATGAACGACCTCTATGCTGATTCAGCAACCAGGATGAGCATCGCAGACGAGCTCGACAGGGAGTTTGATCTCGGGACCCTTGACGTCGACCTTGCCGAGGATACGACGGTGGGCGATATAGTCGAATTCATCCTCGACCAGATCGAGGAGTAG